The following proteins are co-located in the Pseudomonas cavernae genome:
- a CDS encoding DUF1329 domain-containing protein — protein sequence MRKINVLTCGALALTLLASSVMAAVSQEEAAKLGTSLTPLGGQKEGNADGSIPAWTGGLKPGAAPVVNDFIGDPFEGEQPLFTITAANAEQYKDKLTPGQLAMFKRYASTYKIPVYKTQRTAAAPQVIYDAAKKSALNTQPVDGGNGLSNFGDSHYYAFPIPKNGVEVVWNHMTRYRGENQKRQVAQAAPQVNGSFTIVEFEDEVAFPQYMQGVDKDKAANVLFYYKQRVTAPSRLAGNVLLVHETIDQVKEPRLAWIYNAGQRRVRRAPQVAYDGPGTAADGMRTADNSDMYNGSPDRYDWKLIGKKEMYVPYNNYKLQSPKLKYSEILKAGHINQDLTRYELHRVWEVEATVKPGERHIYAKRHMYFDEDTWAAVEVDHYDGRGQLWRVGEGYVANDYQQGVASYAAQGLYDLIAGRYIVLGMVNESKRGVQFGTTPNSADFTPAALRNAGVR from the coding sequence ATGAGAAAAATCAATGTTTTGACTTGCGGCGCCCTGGCGCTGACCCTGCTGGCCAGCAGCGTGATGGCGGCCGTTTCCCAGGAAGAGGCGGCCAAGCTGGGTACCAGCCTGACGCCGCTGGGTGGGCAGAAGGAAGGCAATGCCGATGGCAGCATTCCGGCCTGGACTGGCGGCTTGAAGCCCGGCGCGGCGCCGGTGGTCAATGACTTCATCGGCGACCCGTTCGAGGGCGAGCAGCCGCTGTTCACCATCACCGCGGCCAACGCCGAGCAGTACAAGGACAAGCTGACCCCGGGTCAGCTGGCCATGTTCAAGCGCTATGCCAGCACCTACAAGATTCCGGTGTACAAGACCCAGCGTACGGCCGCCGCCCCGCAGGTGATCTACGATGCCGCGAAAAAGAGTGCGCTGAACACCCAGCCGGTCGACGGCGGTAACGGTCTGAGCAATTTCGGCGACTCCCACTATTACGCCTTCCCGATTCCGAAGAACGGCGTCGAAGTGGTGTGGAACCACATGACCCGCTATCGCGGCGAGAACCAGAAGCGCCAGGTCGCCCAGGCGGCGCCGCAGGTCAATGGTTCTTTCACGATTGTCGAGTTCGAGGACGAAGTGGCGTTCCCGCAGTACATGCAGGGGGTGGACAAGGACAAGGCCGCTAACGTCCTGTTCTACTACAAACAGCGCGTGACGGCCCCGTCGCGTCTGGCGGGTAACGTGTTGCTGGTTCACGAGACTATCGATCAGGTCAAGGAGCCGCGCCTGGCGTGGATCTACAACGCCGGCCAGCGGCGCGTGCGTCGCGCCCCGCAGGTGGCCTACGACGGCCCGGGTACCGCGGCCGACGGCATGCGTACCGCGGATAACTCCGACATGTACAACGGCTCGCCGGACCGCTACGACTGGAAGTTGATCGGCAAGAAGGAGATGTACGTCCCCTACAACAACTACAAGCTGCAGTCGCCCAAGCTGAAGTATTCGGAGATCCTCAAGGCCGGGCATATCAATCAGGATCTGACCCGCTATGAGTTGCACCGCGTGTGGGAAGTGGAGGCCACGGTGAAGCCGGGCGAGCGCCACATCTACGCCAAGCGCCACATGTACTTCGACGAGGACACCTGGGCGGCCGTGGAGGTCGATCACTACGACGGTCGTGGTCAGCTCTGGCGTGTGGGTGAGGGCTATGTGGCCAACGACTACCAGCAGGGCGTCGCCAGCTATGCCGCTCAGGGGCTCTATGACCTGATCGCCGGTCGCTATATCGTTCTCGGTATGGTCAATGAGTCCAAGCGTGGGGTTCAGTTTGGGACTACGCCGAACTCGGCGGACTTCACCCCGGCGGCCCTGCGCAACGCAGGCGTCCGCTGA